The following coding sequences lie in one Caproicibacterium argilliputei genomic window:
- the dnaA gene encoding chromosomal replication initiator protein DnaA: protein MDSFTEAWGLVCEYCKSKITEVAYTTWISRIEPVSLDFNSGTAVLKVPNDFHRKTILHYYLDTIQEAFLQIFGTSDIKIDLRTDDEMAPQKPVEDKPSAEDYEYTFDTFIVGPSNKFAHAASMAVATKPAELYNPLFIYGNSGLGKTHLLYAICNEIKKNSPDMDIVYIKGDEFTNELIDAIQKGTTTEFHNRYRNADVLLVDDIQFIAGKDSTQEEFFHTFNTLYEAKKQIVLTSDRPPKDIATLEERLLTRFEWGLTADVQPPDFETRIAIIKRKAELLGIQLDENVTEYMANRLKNNIRQLEGAVKKMKAYHLLNGYPLNINTAQAAISDIINNDQPVPVTIEKIIEEVSRTYGTTPEDIRSSKRSANISNARQVAMYVVREITQMPMTGIGSEFGGRDHSTVVYAIQQVEKNIKKNPKMRATVEDIIKNIRDR from the coding sequence ATGGATTCCTTCACAGAGGCCTGGGGGCTGGTCTGCGAGTACTGCAAAAGTAAAATCACAGAGGTCGCCTACACGACCTGGATTTCCCGCATTGAGCCGGTCAGTTTAGATTTCAACAGCGGGACCGCCGTGCTGAAAGTCCCAAATGACTTTCACCGCAAGACCATCCTGCACTATTATCTGGACACCATTCAGGAAGCATTCCTGCAAATCTTCGGTACATCAGACATCAAAATCGACCTGCGCACCGACGATGAAATGGCGCCGCAGAAACCGGTTGAGGACAAGCCTAGCGCAGAAGATTACGAGTATACCTTTGACACCTTCATTGTCGGTCCCAGCAACAAGTTTGCACACGCGGCCAGCATGGCGGTCGCCACAAAGCCCGCGGAACTTTACAACCCCCTTTTTATCTACGGCAACTCCGGCCTCGGCAAGACCCATCTTCTTTACGCAATCTGCAATGAGATTAAGAAGAATTCGCCCGATATGGATATTGTCTATATTAAAGGAGACGAATTTACAAACGAACTGATTGATGCCATTCAGAAAGGCACCACCACCGAGTTTCACAACCGCTACCGCAACGCGGATGTGCTGCTGGTAGATGATATTCAGTTCATCGCCGGCAAGGACTCAACCCAGGAGGAATTCTTCCACACATTTAACACCCTTTACGAAGCCAAAAAACAGATCGTACTGACCAGTGACCGGCCGCCCAAAGATATTGCCACCCTGGAAGAACGTCTGCTAACGCGCTTTGAATGGGGGCTGACCGCAGATGTTCAGCCGCCGGACTTTGAAACCCGCATTGCAATTATTAAAAGGAAAGCGGAACTGTTAGGCATCCAGCTGGACGAAAATGTGACGGAATACATGGCGAACCGCCTGAAAAACAACATCCGTCAGCTGGAGGGCGCCGTTAAAAAGATGAAAGCCTACCATCTGCTCAACGGTTACCCGCTCAACATCAACACCGCACAGGCAGCCATCAGCGACATCATCAATAATGACCAGCCGGTACCGGTGACCATCGAAAAAATCATTGAAGAAGTCAGCCGCACCTACGGCACCACACCGGAAGACATCCGCTCCTCCAAGCGCAGCGCCAATATCAGCAATGCCCGCCAGGTAGCGATGTACGTCGTGCGGGAAATCACCCAGATGCCCATGACCGGAATTGGCTCGGAATTTGGCGGGCGTGACCACTCCACCGTTGTGTATGCGATTCAGCAGGTCGAAAAGAACATCAAGAAAAATCCAAAAATGCGTGCAACTGTTGAGGATATTATCAAAAACATCCGCGACCGGTGA
- the dnaN gene encoding DNA polymerase III subunit beta has product MIITCSREQLLEAVLNVQRAVSSKSSIPALQGILLKAKQNSIFLCGYDAEMLGMTTEIEAEVTQTGTIVLSAKLFGDIVRRLPDERVHMETDDKNMTTIRSGQSNFSIVGIPAEEYPELPTVSGERGIRISNLVLKNMIHQTIFAVAESDAKPIHTGTLFEIGSGKIRLVSVDGYRLAMREEMVNSDEQGLSFVVPGKALQEVSKLLPENDENCELQIGSRHILFIVGRYTVIARLLEGEFLDYRSAIPQKSSSTVILKTSEFISSVERVSLLITDRLKSPIRCIFDEDTVRLSSYTPIGRASDQFPAKLVGNPVEMGFNNHYLLDALRNAEGDQIKLELNGSLSPMKVLPMEGNSFLFLVLPVRLKSEAG; this is encoded by the coding sequence ATGATTATCACCTGTTCTCGTGAGCAGCTTCTGGAAGCTGTATTAAATGTACAGCGAGCTGTATCTTCAAAAAGTTCGATTCCTGCCTTGCAGGGAATTCTATTAAAGGCAAAGCAAAATAGCATCTTTCTGTGTGGGTACGACGCGGAAATGCTGGGTATGACAACCGAGATTGAGGCTGAAGTGACGCAAACCGGAACGATTGTCTTATCTGCGAAACTGTTTGGCGATATTGTACGCCGTTTACCGGACGAGCGTGTGCACATGGAAACCGACGACAAAAACATGACGACTATCCGCAGCGGGCAAAGCAACTTTTCGATTGTCGGCATTCCTGCGGAAGAGTATCCGGAACTGCCAACGGTTTCCGGAGAACGTGGTATTCGGATTTCCAACCTTGTTTTAAAGAACATGATTCATCAGACAATCTTTGCAGTTGCGGAAAGTGACGCAAAACCCATTCATACCGGTACTCTGTTTGAAATCGGCAGCGGAAAGATTCGTCTGGTTAGTGTAGATGGGTACCGACTGGCAATGCGGGAAGAGATGGTCAACAGTGATGAGCAGGGTCTTTCCTTTGTGGTGCCGGGAAAGGCACTGCAGGAAGTCAGCAAGCTTTTGCCGGAAAACGATGAAAATTGCGAGCTGCAGATTGGCAGCCGGCATATTTTATTCATAGTTGGGCGCTATACTGTTATTGCACGGCTGTTAGAGGGCGAGTTTCTGGACTATCGTTCCGCGATTCCACAGAAAAGCAGCAGCACTGTGATTCTCAAGACCAGTGAATTTATCAGCAGTGTGGAGCGTGTTTCCCTGCTGATTACCGACCGTTTGAAAAGCCCAATTCGCTGCATTTTTGATGAAGACACGGTGCGGCTTTCCAGCTACACGCCGATTGGGCGGGCAAGTGACCAATTTCCTGCTAAACTGGTTGGAAATCCGGTAGAAATGGGGTTTAACAATCATTATCTTTTAGATGCTCTGCGCAATGCAGAAGGCGACCAGATAAAATTGGAACTGAACGGGTCGTTGTCTCCTATGAAAGTTCTGCCCATGGAGGGAAACAGCTTCCTGTTTCTGGTTCTTCCTGTTCGCCTCAAGTCAGAGGCAGGCTGA
- a CDS encoding RNA-binding S4 domain-containing protein, whose translation MNRETITIDTAFIRLDALLKLAGAVDTGGRAKYVVQGGEVLVNGEVCTMRGKKLHSGDTVDYAGRAFEVAG comes from the coding sequence ATGAATAGGGAAACTATAACCATAGACACAGCGTTTATCCGCTTGGATGCTTTGCTAAAATTGGCCGGTGCGGTGGATACCGGCGGACGCGCAAAATATGTTGTGCAGGGCGGCGAAGTTTTGGTCAATGGAGAAGTCTGTACCATGCGCGGCAAAAAGCTGCACTCCGGGGATACGGTGGATTATGCCGGCCGCGCCTTTGAGGTGGCCGGGTGA
- the recF gene encoding DNA replication/repair protein RecF (All proteins in this family for which functions are known are DNA-binding proteins that assist the filamentation of RecA onto DNA for the initiation of recombination or recombinational repair.), producing the protein MKVLSLTCQNYRNLQKACLQPESGVNVLWGENAQGKTNLLEALWLFTGGHSFRGAKDSELVLHGASGTRLELAFFSEEREQTAALQIEGGRRHAFLNEVPLRSSNGLVGHFCAVIFSPEHIALVREGPANRRNFLDAALCQLKPGYVRLLNRYQRLLAQRNALLKDIPRHPELTETLPVWDVRLVQDGLQIVSQRQAYLERLTTAAARIYSGLSHGKEQLSLDYQCSAEDLAAALLENRERDIRQGFTSAGPHRDDMEILLDSAAARTYGSQGQKRSIVLALKLAEAQVLEEITGEKPVVLLDDVLSELDGGRQDYLLNHLSDCQVFITCCVPQQACGLHGGGLYQVKNGCVRPERPQTA; encoded by the coding sequence GTGAAAGTCCTGTCACTTACCTGCCAGAATTATCGGAATCTGCAAAAGGCTTGCCTGCAGCCGGAATCGGGTGTGAATGTGCTCTGGGGCGAAAACGCACAGGGCAAAACCAACCTGCTGGAGGCCTTGTGGCTGTTTACCGGCGGACACAGCTTTCGCGGCGCAAAAGACAGCGAGTTGGTGCTGCACGGCGCTTCCGGCACACGGCTGGAACTTGCCTTTTTCAGCGAAGAGCGCGAGCAGACAGCTGCCCTGCAGATTGAGGGCGGGCGGCGCCATGCATTTTTAAATGAAGTGCCCTTGCGTTCCTCAAACGGACTGGTGGGGCATTTCTGCGCGGTTATCTTTTCACCGGAGCACATCGCGTTAGTGCGTGAAGGCCCCGCCAATCGACGCAATTTTCTGGATGCTGCCTTGTGTCAGCTGAAACCCGGCTATGTTCGCCTGCTGAACCGCTATCAGCGTCTTCTGGCACAGAGAAATGCTTTGCTGAAAGATATTCCCCGCCACCCGGAGTTGACCGAAACCCTGCCGGTCTGGGATGTCCGTCTGGTACAGGATGGCCTGCAAATCGTTTCGCAGCGGCAGGCATACCTCGAGCGGCTGACCACAGCTGCCGCGCGGATTTACAGCGGCCTGAGCCACGGTAAGGAACAGCTTTCTTTGGACTACCAGTGTTCGGCGGAGGACTTGGCGGCGGCTCTGCTGGAAAACCGCGAGCGTGATATTCGCCAGGGGTTTACCAGCGCCGGCCCGCACCGCGACGACATGGAGATTCTTTTGGACAGCGCCGCCGCGCGCACTTATGGTTCGCAGGGACAGAAGCGCAGCATTGTGCTTGCCCTCAAACTGGCAGAGGCTCAAGTGCTGGAGGAAATCACCGGAGAAAAACCGGTGGTTCTTCTGGACGATGTACTCAGCGAACTGGATGGCGGCCGCCAAGATTATCTGCTCAATCACCTGTCGGACTGTCAGGTGTTTATCACCTGCTGCGTGCCGCAGCAGGCGTGCGGTCTGCATGGCGGCGGTCTGTATCAGGTAAAAAACGGCTGCGTGCGTCCGGAACGGCCGCAAACGGCTTAA
- the remB gene encoding extracellular matrix regulator RemB, which yields MYLHLGQDTVIRSENILGIFDMETSTLSTSTRRYLAKSEKEGRVVNVSLEMPKSFVLCSAPQGGETVYITQISSTTLLKRTGFMEELRNVNME from the coding sequence ATGTATCTGCATTTAGGGCAGGATACGGTCATACGAAGCGAGAATATTCTGGGGATTTTTGATATGGAAACCTCTACCCTCTCCACTTCCACACGCAGATACCTTGCCAAAAGCGAAAAAGAAGGCCGCGTGGTCAACGTTTCCCTGGAAATGCCCAAAAGCTTCGTTCTGTGCAGTGCGCCGCAGGGTGGCGAAACAGTGTATATTACGCAGATCAGTTCAACCACCCTGCTGAAACGAACCGGATTTATGGAAGAACTGCGGAATGTCAACATGGAATAA
- a CDS encoding single stranded DNA-binding domain-containing protein — protein sequence MKKLQYPQCPYCGKKVNPLLAFTLKNQGEYRCTKCSGISNIALDGAVYKLAVSMVLAAAAVFLVEELLVRRFLWYSALLVLLPFLIFYVLSPLFLELKRPVIKRRRMERRVPNSTTGGLYEGPYGTPGRRADDPTVYVPSTFGHSIIQPQADEDPAVEEPTIPVSSFVGGRPRPPFPQEDDFSAEVGRFGLRKSVKQFEENLGENAEPVFYTRPKGGSPQRGGFRAYRPPLDDRQEDGHA from the coding sequence ATGAAGAAACTGCAATATCCGCAGTGCCCGTACTGCGGAAAAAAAGTGAATCCCCTGCTTGCCTTTACCCTGAAAAATCAGGGCGAGTACCGCTGTACCAAATGCAGCGGCATTTCTAACATCGCACTGGACGGGGCGGTCTACAAATTGGCGGTCAGCATGGTGCTGGCAGCTGCGGCGGTTTTTCTGGTGGAGGAACTGTTAGTGCGCCGCTTTCTGTGGTACTCGGCACTTTTAGTACTGCTGCCGTTTTTGATTTTTTATGTGCTTTCTCCGCTGTTTCTGGAACTGAAGCGCCCAGTGATTAAGCGTCGGCGGATGGAACGGCGCGTGCCCAACAGCACGACCGGCGGTCTGTATGAAGGGCCTTACGGCACTCCCGGTCGCCGCGCGGATGACCCAACGGTGTACGTGCCCTCCACATTTGGGCATTCCATCATTCAGCCACAGGCGGACGAGGACCCCGCAGTGGAGGAGCCCACGATTCCCGTTTCCTCTTTCGTTGGGGGCAGACCGCGCCCGCCGTTTCCGCAGGAGGATGATTTTTCTGCGGAAGTCGGGCGGTTTGGGCTTCGCAAATCCGTGAAGCAGTTTGAGGAGAATCTGGGCGAAAATGCAGAGCCGGTCTTTTACACTCGCCCCAAAGGCGGCAGTCCGCAGCGCGGTGGTTTCCGTGCCTACCGCCCGCCTCTGGATGACAGACAGGAGGATGGCCATGCATAA